TAGAGGGAACCGCCAAAGCGACGCTGGAAAGGTTCCTGGAATCCGCAACCGAGTGCCGCCAGGAAGCCAGCGATTATATCCAGAACGTTAAGACCGTGATTGCCGGTGTATTGCGTTTTGTCGAAAACAATCCGGAGGTCAGCGAGCGGCCGGAACTCATTCGGGGCGTGCTTTATGAGTATGCCAAAAAGATATGGCTGGCCAAAATGGAGGAACCCGAGGCGTCGGAATCGGAGCCGGCGGCCGCTGTGGACCGCGAATACCAGGCCTACTGCTACGACTATATTTTCGACCACGGGAATTATCCGCGCTGAGCGGCCGTCCCGGTACGAACACGTACGAAAATGGACAAGTACTCAAGGAGTTTGCTTAAATGGCCGAAAAAGAAGATGAAACGCTTAAAATGGAGATCGACGAAATTATGAGCACGGTGGACGCAATCATGGAAAAGGTGGCTCGGGTGATCCCCGAAGACAAGCCGGAGACCGACAGCCAAGGGTAACCGGATCGTGCTCTAAAAGATTCCCATGCCGGAAGACACCGCCAGGCAACCGGCAACCTCACCTTAAGGAGGCGCTATGGCATTGACCAAGAACGATATCGTCGCGAAGGTGAACGACCTGGGGTTTACCAAGAAGAAATCCATCGAAACGGTCGAATCCCTGCTCGAAATCATCAAAGGAACGCTGGAAAACGGGGACGACGTTCTCGTTTCCGGGTTCGGAAAATTTTGCGTGAAGGACAAAAAGAAGCGGCGGGGCAGGAACCCGGCCACCGGTTCCGATCTGATCCTGCGCGAACGCAAAGTGGTCACGTTCAAATGCTCGGGCAAGCTGCGCAATAAAATCAACGGCGGGTAAAACCGCCGCCGACATCGATCCGCCGGCGAATATAGGGGGCCCATCCATCCTGATGGCTCCCCTAAGCTATTTTCGGCCAAAGGGCCCCGCGACA
This window of the uncultured Desulfosarcina sp. genome carries:
- a CDS encoding integration host factor subunit alpha, translating into MALTKNDIVAKVNDLGFTKKKSIETVESLLEIIKGTLENGDDVLVSGFGKFCVKDKKKRRGRNPATGSDLILRERKVVTFKCSGKLRNKINGG